GATGTAAAGATTGAATCAAATAGATGCTAGGGGAGTATCATGCCCTCAACCTGTACTTATGACAAAAAAAGCATTAGAAAGCAACCCTGAAGGTATTGATGTAATTGTAGATAATATGACCGCAAGAGGAAATGTAGAAAGATTTATGAAAAATGCTGGTTATAAGGTCACTATAAAAGATATAGATGATGAAGAATCTATACTATCTGCAAGGAAGTAGAACATATGGAGTATATAGCAACGTTTTTTACTAACTCTGGAGCTATAAAATTTAACAGATATTTAAATAGCTTAGATGTTAAAAATCAAGCTATGCCTGTACCTAGAAAAATAACTTCAAATTGTGGTATAGGGGTTAAGTTTAGCTATAGTGATGAGTTAGAAAATATACTAATAGATGATGTAGAAACTGTATTTTCTATAAATAATGGAGAATATAACTGCGTATATAGTGAAGAATAATAGAATATAAGTATATAATAAAAACACTCTAGATAAATAGGGTGTTTTTATTATTCAATATATTTTATATTTGTTAATTGCCTCTAAAGTTTTTGAACTGTATTCCTTATGGGATGAGAGTCTTTGGGGGGATGTGGAATACAAGGGGGTTATAACTTAGGATTTTTCACATTAGGATTAGATTATCTTGGTATTAGGGATAAAAGTATTGGTATAGAGGAAAGGGTTGCAAATAATTTAGATGCAGGGGACATGTCAGTATTGTTAATTTTAGGAATAGCTCTTATAATATTAATTAATAAAAATAAAAAGGATACCATAAATAAATAAATTCTAATTTAAAAAAATTAAGCAGGGAGATTAAACTAGGAGTTCCTTGCTTTAATTTTTATAATAGTTTTATATGAAACTATATAAAAGGAGGGATTACATGGAGGCAAATAGGTTTAGTAAAAAGATAAAGAAACATGATGAAAAAATCTTAGAGTATAGTAAGAGGTGTAATTTATTTTCGATATTTAGGCTAATAACTATGATTAGCTCCATTTATTTAACATATAGGGTTTTAAAGTTGAATTTTAATAAAGCATACTTTTTAGTACTACTGCTTCTTTACATGGCATTTATATTTTTAATGAGAATTCACAGAAGAACTAAAGAAAGATTGAATT
The nucleotide sequence above comes from Hathewaya histolytica. Encoded proteins:
- a CDS encoding sulfurtransferase TusA family protein — protein: MNQIDARGVSCPQPVLMTKKALESNPEGIDVIVDNMTARGNVERFMKNAGYKVTIKDIDDEESILSARK
- a CDS encoding DUF3343 domain-containing protein; this encodes MEYIATFFTNSGAIKFNRYLNSLDVKNQAMPVPRKITSNCGIGVKFSYSDELENILIDDVETVFSINNGEYNCVYSEE